A stretch of Brassica napus cultivar Da-Ae chromosome C6, Da-Ae, whole genome shotgun sequence DNA encodes these proteins:
- the LOC125589195 gene encoding auxin-responsive protein SAUR40-like yields MKSLLRRYSQVADSSSSCHSFPCNQILRRHVHHPTSFLVKRASVPSSIPSGLVPVDVGEKMERFLVSAELLNHPVFVGLLNRSAQEYGYAQKGVLHIPCNVFVFERVIEALRSGTSQSRDVSELVASLTGDEDVSLWLPGVTE; encoded by the coding sequence ATGAAGTCTCTGCTTCGCCGCTACTCACAAGTCGCCGATTCCTCCTCTTCCTGCCACTCTTTTCCCTGCAACCAGATTCTCCGCCGCCATGTTCATCACCCGACATCGTTCTTGGTTAAACGAGCATCCGTCCCATCGAGCATCCCTTCAGGACTTGTGCCGGTCGACGTCGGCGAGAAGATGGAGCGGTTCTTGGTGAGTGCGGAGCTGCTTAACCACCCTGTGTTCGTCGGTTTGCTTAACCGATCTGCTCAGGAGTACGGTTACGCTCAGAAAGGTGTTCTTCATATCCCATGTAACGTCTTCGTGTTTGAGCGAGTCATTGAGGCTCTCCGATCTGGAACCTCTCAGTCTCGTGATGTGTCGGAGCTTGTTGCATCGTTAACAGGCGATGAAGATGTGTCTCTGTGGTTACCTGGAGTTACAGAGTAG
- the LOC125589189 gene encoding uncharacterized protein LOC125589189, with protein sequence MEQLSESSRRDSADVASSSSSTAADGHIGGGGGGEAMARGLSAMLESVIKEFDSKSIDTLSSQDKLSGSLDRLVQELDQLLENAPLPFIVQHASRISSVKQRVSSMNLVLKSIQRRIDNIDHMLSANNIQDKTASDTT encoded by the exons ATGGAGCAGCTATCTGAATCGAGCCGCCGCGATTCAGCTGATGTGGCTAGCTCGTCGTCATCTACCGCCGCAGATGGTCACATcggaggcggtggtggtggagaagcTATGGCTCGAGGGCTATCGGCGATGCTAGAGTCCGTAATTAAGGAATTCGACTCTAAATCAATCGATACTCTCAGTAGCCAAGACAAACTCTCCGGCTCGCTCGATCGACTTGTCCAAG AGCTCGATCAGTTGCTGGAGAACGCTCCGTTGCCGTTCATTGTACAGCACGCGTCGAGGATCTCGAGCGTCAAACAGAGAGTCTCGTCGATGAATCTGGTGCTTAAATCTATACAAAGGCGTATTGATAACATCGATCACATGCTCTCTGCCAACAACATTCAAG ACAAAACAGCTTCGGACACTACTTGA
- the LOC106354764 gene encoding protein PAT1 homolog: protein MDTNQAPGIDDLKKVADNPSGDSMFDASQYAFFGNDVVEEVELGGLEEEEDEILSFNGIREGFSFDNEEVEDSRPLSNVDDLATTFSKLNRDPEVYRNTGPIIDRRPRQNSLAPDWTYKEELPDWNGQKLLDSDAIKDDKAWSGQPFSTLDPKRTTPHLEPRHQLHQNHNQQQFPSDPILVPKSSFVSYPPPSSISPEQRLGHPNVAPYHSGGPQMGSPIFSQFPTLQPQLAGMHHGSPQRAGNVPQFRPDLPLNNRPQAQWMNNALLQQPSHQNGLMPPQNRSQHPMQPQLFNPHLSRSSSSGSYDGMLGFVDPREARPGSAQGNRQNMRFHQHGFDGGVQRRNSGWPPYRSKYMSAGELENILRAQLAATHSNDPYVDDYYHQACLAKKSAGANLKHHFCPNHLRDLLHPRARTNNEPHAFLQVDALGRVPFSSIRRPRPLLEMDPPNSTKSGDADNKATDKPLDEEPMLAARVCIEDGLNLLLDVDDIDRFLQFSQLHDGGNQLKQKRQALLESLAVSLQLVDPLAKNGQSRSQDDFIFQRIISLPKGRKLLVRYLQLIFPGSDLMRIVCMGIFRHLRSLFGVLSSDPDIAKTTNKLANVVNSCIHKMELGPISACLAAVSCSSEQPPLRPLGSPVGDGASTVLKSTLDRASELLRGNNFNNAGMALWRASFNEFYNLLMRYCISKYDGIMQSLNSQLPPEFASEISDAAAQAIVREMPIELLRSSFPHIDEQQKRLLMEFLKQSMLGSQKTEPAMSR, encoded by the exons ATGGATACTAATCAAGCTCCTGGAATCGACGATCTTAAGAAAGTTGCAGATAATCCTTCAG GTGATTCAATGTTTGATGCATCTCAGTATGCCTTTTTTGGGAACGATGTTGTGGAGGAGGTTGAGCTTGGTGGactggaagaagaggaagatgagatTCTGTCTTTTAATGGAATAAGGGAAGGCTTTTCATTTGACAACGAAGAG GTTGAAGATTCTAGGCCTCTGTCTAACGTTGATGATCTTGCTACTACTTTCTCAAAG TTGAATAGGGATCCTGAGGTCTATAGAAACACGGGACCAATCATTGATAGGCGACCGAGACAGA ATTCTTTAGCACCTGACTGGACTTATAAGGAGGAGTTACCAGATTGGAATGGCCAGAAGTTACTGGACTCTGATGCCATCAAAGATGACAAGGCTTGGTCGGGACAACCATTCTCTACTCTGGACCCTAAAAGAACAACACCACATCTCGAACCCCGGCATCAGCTACATCAAAACCACAATCAACAACAGTTTCCCAGTGATCCGATTCTTGTCCCGAAGTCATCTTTTGTTTCATACCCTCCTCCAAGCAGCATATCACCAGAACAGCGTTTAGGACACCCAAATGTTGCACCATATCATTCTGGTGGGCCTCAAATGGGATCGCCAATCTTTTCTCAGTTCCCAACTTTGCAGCCTCAGTTGGCTGGCATGCATCATGGATCTCCCCAGCGCGCTGGAAACGTGCCTCAGTTTCGTCCAGATCTTCCCCTGAATAACCGCCCTCAGGCTCAATGGATGAACAACGCGTTGCTACAACAGCCGTCTCATCAAAACGGTTTGATGCCCCCTCAGAATAGATCACAACATCCAATGCAGCCTCAGTTATTTAATCCTCATCTTTCTCGATCATCATCCTCTGGAAGTTATGATGGAATGCTTGGGTTTGTTGATCCAAGGGAAGCAAGACCAGGGTCGGCTCAAGGCAACAGACAGAACATGCGTTTCCATCAACACGGCTTTGATGGTGGCGTTCAGAGGAGAAATAGCGGATGGCCTCCATACCGCTCCAAATATATGTCAGCAGGCGAGCTAGAGAATATATTGAGAGCGCAGCTTGCTGCTACACACAGCAATGATCCTTACGTTGATGACTACTACCATCAAGCATGTCTTGCGAAGAAATCTGCAGGTGCAAATCTAAAACATCATTTCTGTCCAAATCATCTGAGGGACCTCCTCCATCCACGTGCACGGACGAACAACGAGCCCCATGCGTTTCTTCAGGTCGATGCTCTTGGCAGAGTTCCTTTCTCTTCGATCCGCAGGCCTCGTCCCCTTCTTGAAATGGACCCTCCAAACTCAACTAAATCTGGTGATGCGGATAACAAAGCTACCGATAAGCCCCTTGATGAAGAACCCATGCTTGCAGCTAGAGTGTGCATTGAGGATGGTCTTAACCTCCTCCTCGATGTTGATGACATTGATCGCTTCCTACAGTTTAGCCAACTCCACGATGGAGGAAACCAGTTGAAACAAAAACGGCAAGCTTTGCTGGAAAGCCTCGCCGTTTCGCTGCAGCTCGTTGATCCCCTCGCCAAGAATGGGCAAAGCAGGTCGCAAGATGATTTCATCTTTCAAAGGATCATCTCTCTTCCAAAGGGTCGGAAGCTACTCGTAAGGTATCTTCAGCTTATCTTCCCTGGAAGCGACCTAATGAGGATAGTCTGCATGGGCATTTTCCGACATTTGAGATCACTGTTTGGAGTCCTCTCATCCGATCCTGACAtcgccaaaaccacaaacaaGCTTGCAAACGTCGTAAACTCGTGCATCCACAAGATGGAGTTGGGACCCATCAGCGCGTGTCTAGCAGCGGTGTCATGCTCTTCCGAGCAGCCACCGCTCCGTCCTCTAGGCAGTCCTGTTGGAGACGGAGCTTCAACTGTACTGAAATCTACGCTCGACAGGGCTTCAGAGCTTCTCCGGGGTAATAACTTCAACAACGCGGGCATGGCTCTATGGCGTGCTTCTTTCAACGAGTTCTACAACCTTCTGATGAGGTATTGCATCAGCAAATACGACGGCATCATGCAGAGTCTGAACTCGCAGCTGCCTCCAGAGTTTGCTAGTGAGATATCTGATGCAGCTGCGCAAGCCATTGTCCGCGAAATGCCTATTGAGCTTCTACGTTCGAGTTTCCCACATATTGATGAGCAGCAGAAGAGGTTACTGATGGAGTTTTTGAAACAATCTATGCTCGGAAGCCAGAAAACAGAGCCAGCCATGAGCCGATAG
- the LOC125589194 gene encoding probable BOI-related E3 ubiquitin-protein ligase 2, whose protein sequence is MAVDAHHLLLSTPQLFSNRELMMHNNNDNATMEPTTNGGFCTNTTQNGYGVVSPFSATDDSPPPPLLHHMYGASSTADSFANYYADGANVQTRKRSRDDSRSDYYPHHHLLHESTVSPSYVTPYSFLGQDIDLSSHINQQQHDIDRFVSLHMERVKFEIQEKRKRQARTIVEAIEHGLAKRLRVKEEERERIGKINHALEERVKSLSIENQIWRDLAQSNEATANNLRANLEEVLAQVNDLAGAGLANVNADCDDDAQSCCGSSSGEETVRRTVVAKGRMCRSCGEEESCVLVLPCRHLCLCGVCGSSVHTCPICRSPKNASVHVNMSP, encoded by the exons atgGCCGTCGATGctcaccatcttcttctctcTACTCCTCAACTCTTCTCCAACAG AGAGTTAATGATGCATAACAATAACGACAACGCCACCATGGAACCAACAACTAATGGCGGTTTCTGCACCAACACTACTCAAAACGGTTACGGCGTCGTTTCACCTTTCTCCGCCACGGAcgattctcctcctcctcctcttcttcatcatatGTACGGCGCGTCCTCCACCGCCGATTCCTTCGCTAATTACTACGCGGACGGTGCTAATGTCCAGACGAGAAAACGCTCCAGAGACGACTCGAGATCCGATTACTATCCtcaccatcatcttcttcatgaGAGCACTGTATCACCATCGTACGTTACTCCTTACTCGTTCCTCGGCCAAGACATTGATCTCTCCTCTCACATCAATCAGCAGCAGCAcgatatcgatcgattcgtCTCCCTTCAC ATGGAGAGAGTGAAGTTCGAGATTcaagagaagaggaagaggcaAGCGAGGACGATCGTTGAGGCGATAGAGCACGGGCTCGCGAAACGGCTTCGAGTCAAGGAGGAAGAGCGAGAGAGAATCGGGAAAATAAACCACGCGCTCGAGGAGCGCGTGAAGTCGCTATCCATCGAGAACCAAATCTGGCGGGATCTCGCGCAGAGCAACGAAGCGACCGCTAACAACCTCCGCGCCAACCTCGAGGAGGTACTGGCGCAGGTTAATGATCTAGCCGGCGCAGGATTAGCTAACGTGAACGCTGATTGTGACGATGATGCGCAGTCGTGTTGCGGGAGTAGTTCGGGTGAAGAAACGGTTAGGCGCACGGTAGTGGCGAAAGGTAGGATGTGCAGAAGCTGTGGGGAGGAGGAATCGTGTGTGTTGGTCTTACCGTGCAGACACTTGTGCTTGTGTGGAGTCTGTGGGTCCAGTGTGCACACGTGTCCCATCTGTAGGTCTCCCAAAAACGCTAGCGTTCATGTTAACATGTCACCTTGA
- the LOC106354762 gene encoding uncharacterized serine-rich protein C215.13, with amino-acid sequence MASACVNNNVTVSQDFSAYGCFNPRASPSSSSFGREDVSAAPEKQIPPEDGDFEFRLEDPVGMLPADELFSQGKLVTKTKQQTTEKVETGEKWRKTEAEIEISGGGDGGLFSPKAPRCSSRWRELLGLKRFSQNSKTAAATSFNSNPSRSSTSSLKQFLHRSSKTTSDASLPLLKDCSDSESHSISSSRMSLSSSSSSGHDHDDVPRLSLDAERPNHNHNITGNPFAPSRSQNANNPPRMRLVTSRERVGRSPIRPHDSAMSRGVSVDSPRLNSSGKIVFQSLERSSSSPSSFNGGTSGYRHRGMERSYSANVRVTPVLNVPVCSIRGGSVIFGQFFSPSSSSSSASASSSQHNRTGSFSSNRGHHGGISRGRNSTDRI; translated from the coding sequence ATGGCTTCAGCTTGCGTTAACAACAATGTCACTGTCTCTCAGGATTTCTCCGCTTACGGTTGTTTCAACCCTCGagcttctccttcctcttcctccttcGGCCGCGAAGACGTTTCCGCCGCACCGGAGAAGCAGATTCCACCGGAGGACGGCGATTTCGAGTTTCGCCTCGAGGATCCGGTTGGGATGCTCCCGGCGGACGAGCTTTTCTCGCAGGGAAAACTCGTGACGAAGACGAAGCAGCAGACGACGGAGAAGGTGGAGACCGGAGAGAAATGGAGGAAGACGGAAGCTGAGATTGAGATCTCCGGCGGCGGCGACGGCGGTTTGTTTTCGCCCAAGGCGCCACGCTGTTCCAGTAGGTGGAGAGAGTTGTTGGGACTGAAACGATTCTCTCAAAACAGCAAAACGGCCGCGGCGACGTCGTTTAACTCGAACCCGAGTAGATCGTCCACGTCATCGTTAAAACAGTTTCTACACCGAAGCTCCAAAACGACGTCGGATGCTTCTCTCCCTCTCCTCAAGGACTGCTCAGACTCCGAATCTCACTCCATCTCCTCTTCCCGCATGtccctctcctcctcctcctcctcaggcCACGACCACGACGACGTGCCTAGACTCTCCCTCGACGCGGAGAGACCTAACCATAACCATAACATAACCGGGAACCCCTTCGCTCCCTCTCGCAGCCAAAACGCAAACAATCCCCCGAGGATGAGGCTTGTGACGTCACGCGAGAGAGTGGGCCGAAGCCCAATACGGCCCCATGACTCAGCGATGAGCAGAGGAGTCTCCGTCGACAGCCCGAGGCTAAACTCCTCGGGGAAAATCGTGTTCCAGAGCCTCGAGCGGAGCTCGAGCTCCCCGAGCAGCTTCAACGGCGGGACGAGCGGGTACAGACACAGAGGGATGGAGAGGTCTTACAGCGCTAACGTGAGGGTGACTCCTGTCCTAAACGTCCCCGTCTGTTCGATCAGAGGCGGGTCTGTGATATTCGGACAGTTCTTctctccctcgagttcgtcatCATCGGCTTCAGCTTCTTCGTCGCAGCACAATAGAACAGGGAGCTTCTCAAGCAACCGAGGTCATCACGGTGGTATCAGTAGAGGGCGTAACTCCACTGATCGAATCTAA
- the LOC125589188 gene encoding photosystem II 10 kDa polypeptide, chloroplastic-like translates to MAASVMLSSVTLKPAGFTVEKMSARGLPTLTRAPSSFKIVASGVKKIKTDKPFGVNGSMDLRDGLDASGRKGKGYGVYKFVDKYGANVDGYSPIYNEDEWSASGDVYKGGVTGLAIWAVTLAGILAGGALLVYNTSALAQ, encoded by the exons ATGGCTGCTTCAGTGATGCTTTCATCGGTGACGTTGAAACCCGCGGGTTTCACGGTGGAGAAGATGTCAGCAAGAGGATTGCCGACGCTCACAAGAGCTCCTTCTTCCTTCAAGATTGTCGCGAGTGGAGTTAAGAAGATCAAGACCGACAAGCCCTTTG GAGTTAACGGCAGCATGGACTTGAGGGACGGCCTCGACGCCTCCGGCAGAAAGGGcaag GGATATGGTGTTTACAAATTCGTTGACAAGTACGGAGCTAACGTGGATGGATACAG TCCTATCTACAACGAGGACGAGTGGTCAGCGAGTGGTGATGTGTACAAGGGAGGAGTCACCGGATTAGCAATCTGGGCGGTGACACTCGCCGGAATTCTCGCGGGAGGAGCTCTTCTTGTGTACAACACAAGTGCTTTGGCTCAGTAA
- the LOC125589190 gene encoding pentatricopeptide repeat-containing protein At1g79080, chloroplastic-like: protein MSTLLNPILSMAANPSPVGFVSHLPTGFPHFPSVNKGFPRVLASTQITLSPKDSAFTITGSSWKPDDPRSDEPRLNNHFSHLQALVTKGQKPNVTHSTQLLYDLCKANRLKKAIRVIELMVTSGVIPDASAYTYLVNQLCKRGNVGYAMQLVEKMEHHGFPPNTVTHNALVRGLCMLGSLSQSLQFVERLMERGLAPNAFTYSFLLEAAYKERGTDEAVKLLEEIVAKGGEVNLVCYNVLLTGFCKEGRTDDALKMFREMMPEKGFKPNVVSYNICLRCLCCDGRWEEANELLAEMDGGDKSPSVVTYNILINSLAFHGRTDQAMEVLSEMGRGVTATSYNPVIARLCKEGKVDLVVKCLDDMIYRRCKPNEGTYNALGALCDEHNNKVREAFYIIQSLSKRQRCCTHDFYKSVITSLCRKGNTFAAFRLLCEMTRCGFEPDSHTYSALIRGLCNEGMFGGAMEVLSIMEESEGCNKPTVDNFNAMILGFCKIRRTDLALEVFEMMVERRRMPNETTYVIVVEGIAHEGELELAREVLEELRSRKVVGQNAVDRIVMQFNLDFD from the coding sequence ATGTCGACTCTGTTGAACCCAATCTTATCCATGGCGGCGAACCCATCTCCGGTAGGGTTCGTCTCCCACCTCCCCACTGGTTTCCCCCACTTCCCCTCCGTCAACAAAGGTTTCCCCAGGGTTTTAGCTTCGACCCAGATAACGCTATCCCCCAAAGACTCCGCCTTTACCATCACCGGATCCAGCTGGAAACCCGACGACCCGAGAAGCGACGAGCCGAGACTAAACAACCACTTCTCCCACCTCCAAGCCCTCGTCACAAAAGGCCAAAAACCCAACGTAACACACTCCACCCAGCTCCTCTACGACCTCTGCAAAGCCAACAGGCTCAAAAAAGCCATCCGCGTGATCGAGCTAATGGTCACCTCCGGCGTCATCCCCGACGCCTCCGCCTACACCTACCTCGTCAACCAGCTCTGCAAGCGAGGCAACGTCGGCTACGCGATGCAGCTCGTCGAGAAAATGGAACACCACGGCTTCCCTCCCAACACCGTCACTCACAACGCTCTTGTCCGCGGCCTCTGCATGCTCGGGAGCCTCAGCCAGAGCCTCCAGTTCGTCGAGAGGCTCATGGAGAGAGGGTTAGCTCCCAACGCCTTCACTTACTCGTTCCTCCTCGAGGCTGCTTACAAAGAGCGCGGCACTGATGAAGCTGTTAAACTCCTGGAGGAGATTGTTGCGAAGGGTGGTGAGGTTAATCTGGTTTGTTACAATGTGCTGTTGACTGGCTTTTGTAAAGAAGGGAGGACTGATGACGCGTTGAAGATGTTTAGAGAGATGATGCCGGAGAAAGGGTTTAAGCCTAATGTTGTTAGTTATAATATCTGTTTGAGGTGTTTGTGCTGTGATGGGAGGTGGGAGGAGGCTAATGAGCTGTTAGCTGAGATGGACGGTGGAGATAAGTCTCCTTCGGTTGTTACTTATAACATTTTGATCAACTCGTTGGCTTTTCATGGAAGGACGGACCAGGCGATGGAGGTTTTGAGCGAGATGGGGAGAGGAGTCACCGCAACCAGCTACAACCCGGTGATCGCGCGTCTATGCAAGGAAGGGAAGGTTGATCTCGTCGTGAAGTGTCTAGACGACATGATTTACAGACGCTGTAAGCCTAACGAAGGCACATACAACGCGTTAGGAGCGTTGTGTGATGAGCATAACAATAAGGTGCGAGAAGCGTTTTACATAATACAGAGTTTGAGCAAGAGGCAGAGATGCTGCACGCACGATTTCTACAAGAGCGTGATCACGAGCCTCTGCAGGAAAGGCAACACGTTCGCTGCGTTTCGGCTCTTGTGCGAGATGACTAGGTGCGGGTTCGAACCTGACTCGCACACCTACTCGGCGTTGATCAGGGGGTTGTGTAACGAAGGGATGTTTGGTGGAGCTATGGAGGTTTTGtcgataatggaggagagtgaGGGCTGTAATAAACCAACGGTGGATAACTTCAACGCGATGATTCTTGGGTTTTGCAAGATAAGGAGGACGGATTTGGCGTTGGAGGTGTTTGAGATGATGGTTGAGAGGAGGAGGATGCCGAACGAGACGACGTATGTGATAGTGGTTGAAGGGATAGCTCATGAGGGTGAGCTGGAGCTGGCAAGAGAGGTTCTTGAAGAGCTGAGGTCGCGTAAGGTTGTGGGGCAGAATGCAGTAGATAGGATTGTGATGCAGTttaatttagattttgattGA
- the LOC125589193 gene encoding protein WHAT'S THIS FACTOR 1 homolog, chloroplastic-like: MFDIMPKPLQYRRCLVSSCLNHFLKKSVFRESENLTLFPVQVRHKSGGGFRPKKKVYHRVHELDKAIDLKKKPSLILQLKSMIQSQKHGTILLRDLEKHVGFVHKWNLMAAIEKYPSIFHVGGGNREPPCVMLTEKAQKIADEESEAIESMEPILVNNLRKLLMMSVDCRVPLEKVEFIQSAMGLPHDFKSSLIPKYPDFFSVKVVNGKVHLVLENWDSSLAITAREERLSRVLEPPSENRNKVRITKDGNFLGPNAFKVSFPPGFRPNASYLEEFQKWQKMEFPSPYLNARRFDSADPKARKRVVAVLHELLSLTMEKRVTCSQLDAFHSEYLLPSRLILCLIKHQGIFYITNKGARGTVFLKEGYGGSGLIEKCPLLLFQERFVSLCGRREVSVCNDQLQSSNVIS; this comes from the coding sequence ATGTTCGATATAATGCCAAAACCATTACAGTACAGAAGATGTTTGGTTTCTTCCTGTCTGAACCACTTTCTGAAGAAGAGTGTGTTTAGAGAAAGTGAAAACTTGACGCTGTTTCCTGTACAGGTGAGACACAAGTCGGGTGGAGGATTTAGACCGAAGAAGAAAGTATACCACAGAGTTCACGAGCTTGACAAAGCCATAGACCTGAAGAAGAAACCATCTCTCATACTCCAACTCAAATCCATGATCCAATCCCAGAAACACGGAACCATTCTCCTAAGGGATCTCGAGAAGCACGTTGGGTTTGTTCACAAATGGAACTTAATGGCTGCCATCGAGAAGTACCCTTCCATATTCCACGTTGGAGGTGGAAACAGAGAGCCTCCTTGTGTAATGCTAACCGAGAAAGCTCAGAAGATTGCAGATGAGGAAAGCGAAGCTATAGAGTCAATGGAGCCTATTCTTGTCAACAATCTCAGGAAGCTGCTGATGATGTCTGTTGATTGTAGAGTGCCTCTGGAGAAAGTTGAGTTTATTCAATCCGCAATGGGTTTGCCTCATGACTTTAAGAGTAGCTTGATCCCCAAGTATCCTGATTTTTTCTCTGTAAAGGTTGTTAATGGTAAAGTTCATCTCGTGTTAGAGAACTGGGACTCTTCACTAGCAATCACCGCACGTGAAGAGAGGCTATCACGTGTTCTCGAGCCACCAAGTGAGAACAGAAACAAGGTTAGGATCACAAAGGATGGTAACTTCTTGGGCCCAAACGCGTTCAAAGTTTCGTTTCCTCCTGGCTTTAGGCCTAACGCGAGCTATCTAGAGGAGTTTCAGAAGTGGCAGAAGATGGAGTTTCCATCACCTTACCTAAACGCGAGAAGGTTTGATTCTGCAGATCCTAAAGCTAGGAAACGAGTTGTGGCCGTGCTTCACGAGCTGCTCAGTTTAACTATGGAGAAGAGAGTGACTTGCTCTCAGCTGGACGCGTTTCACTCTGAGTATTTGCTTCCGTCAAGACTAATACTTTGCTTGATAAAGCATCAAGGGATCTTCTACATTACTAACAAAGGTGCAAGGGGTACAGTGTTTCTCAAAGAAGGTTATGGTGGTTCAGGTTTGATCGAGAAGTGTCCTTTGTTATTGTTCCAAGAGAGATTTGTTTCACTCTGTGGTCGGAGAGAAGTGAGCGTGTGTAATGATCAATTGCAGTCTTCAAATGTTATCTCCTGA